From the Primulina tabacum isolate GXHZ01 chromosome 3, ASM2559414v2, whole genome shotgun sequence genome, one window contains:
- the LOC142540334 gene encoding nicotinamide/nicotinic acid mononucleotide adenylyltransferase-like isoform X3 — protein MLKVEFLLVIISNFYQICQFSKWAFHIFGKVPFCHISGLKMATTERISASYDVADEESQSLVSSSPHLITALDPDIALPRDKLTLKSINQDGLSSSETQRNVYVVLVATGSFNPPTFMHLRCFELARDALNSQGFCVMGGYISPVNDAYKKKGLVHTQHRVTMCDLACRSSNFIMVDSWEDNNKIVDEVVPNRISSTGLRDCIQECSR, from the exons ATGCTAAAGGTTGAATTTTTACTTGTGATAATCTCGAATTTTTACCAAATTTGTCAATTTTCGAAGTGGGCATTTCATATATTCGGAAAAGTTCCATTCTGTCATATTTCTGGGTTAAAAATGGCAACAACTGAACGCATCTCGGCATCGTATGACGTTGCAGATGAAGAGTCGCAATCATTAGTGTCGTCTAGCCCCCATTTGATAACAGCTCTTGATCCGG ATATAGCTCTACCGCGGGATAAATTAACCTTGAAATCCATCAATCAAGATGGTTTATCTAGTTCTGAGACACA GAGAAATGTTTATGTGGTACTGGTAGCAACTGGAAGTTTCAATCCTCCCACATTCATGCATTTGCGTTGTTTTG AGCTTGCAAGAGACGCATTAAATTCGCAAGGGTTTTGTGTCATGGGTGGTTATATCTCACCTGTGAATGATGCATACAAAAAGAAG GGTCTTGTACACACGCAACATCGTGTTACCATGTGTGATCTCGCTTGTAGAAGTTCCAACTTTATTATGGTGGATTCATGGGAG GATAATAACAAGATCGTCGATGAAGTAGTACCGAATAGAATCAGTTCGACAGGATTGAG GGATTGCATTCAAGAGTGCAGTCGGTGA
- the LOC142540334 gene encoding uncharacterized protein LOC142540334 isoform X4: MLKVEFLLVIISNFYQICQFSKWAFHIFGKVPFCHISGLKMATTERISASYDVADEESQSLVSSSPHLITALDPDIALPRDKLTLKSINQDGLSSSETQRNVYVVLVATGSFNPPTFMHLRCFELARDALNSQGFCVMGGYISPVNDAYKKKGLVHTQHRVTMCDLACRSSNFIMVDSWEVKTIRKDLDWFAFVEMAKTSRISY, encoded by the exons ATGCTAAAGGTTGAATTTTTACTTGTGATAATCTCGAATTTTTACCAAATTTGTCAATTTTCGAAGTGGGCATTTCATATATTCGGAAAAGTTCCATTCTGTCATATTTCTGGGTTAAAAATGGCAACAACTGAACGCATCTCGGCATCGTATGACGTTGCAGATGAAGAGTCGCAATCATTAGTGTCGTCTAGCCCCCATTTGATAACAGCTCTTGATCCGG ATATAGCTCTACCGCGGGATAAATTAACCTTGAAATCCATCAATCAAGATGGTTTATCTAGTTCTGAGACACA GAGAAATGTTTATGTGGTACTGGTAGCAACTGGAAGTTTCAATCCTCCCACATTCATGCATTTGCGTTGTTTTG AGCTTGCAAGAGACGCATTAAATTCGCAAGGGTTTTGTGTCATGGGTGGTTATATCTCACCTGTGAATGATGCATACAAAAAGAAG GGTCTTGTACACACGCAACATCGTGTTACCATGTGTGATCTCGCTTGTAGAAGTTCCAACTTTATTATGGTGGATTCATGGGAG gttaaAACTATACGTAAAGATTTGGATTGGTTTGCATTTGTAGAGATGGCCAAGACATCGAGAATATCATATTGA
- the LOC142540334 gene encoding nicotinamide/nicotinic acid mononucleotide adenylyltransferase-like isoform X1, with protein MLKVEFLLVIISNFYQICQFSKWAFHIFGKVPFCHISGLKMATTERISASYDVADEESQSLVSSSPHLITALDPDIALPRDKLTLKSINQDGLSSSETQRNVYVVLVATGSFNPPTFMHLRCFELARDALNSQGFCVMGGYISPVNDAYKKKGLVHTQHRVTMCDLACRSSNFIMVDSWEASQDTYQRTLTVLSRVKTSLCESGCVPHESLKVMLLCGSDLLEFFHHSWSLDS; from the exons ATGCTAAAGGTTGAATTTTTACTTGTGATAATCTCGAATTTTTACCAAATTTGTCAATTTTCGAAGTGGGCATTTCATATATTCGGAAAAGTTCCATTCTGTCATATTTCTGGGTTAAAAATGGCAACAACTGAACGCATCTCGGCATCGTATGACGTTGCAGATGAAGAGTCGCAATCATTAGTGTCGTCTAGCCCCCATTTGATAACAGCTCTTGATCCGG ATATAGCTCTACCGCGGGATAAATTAACCTTGAAATCCATCAATCAAGATGGTTTATCTAGTTCTGAGACACA GAGAAATGTTTATGTGGTACTGGTAGCAACTGGAAGTTTCAATCCTCCCACATTCATGCATTTGCGTTGTTTTG AGCTTGCAAGAGACGCATTAAATTCGCAAGGGTTTTGTGTCATGGGTGGTTATATCTCACCTGTGAATGATGCATACAAAAAGAAG GGTCTTGTACACACGCAACATCGTGTTACCATGTGTGATCTCGCTTGTAGAAGTTCCAACTTTATTATGGTGGATTCATGGGAG GCAAGTCAGGACACCTACCAGCGCACATTGACAGTTTTGTCTAGAGTTAAGACTTCTCTATGCGAGAGCGGATGTGTACCCCATG AGTCTCTCAAAGTCATGCTTCTTTGTGGTTCTGATCTATTAGAATTCTTTCACCATTCCTGGAGTTTGGATTCGTGA
- the LOC142540334 gene encoding nicotinamide/nicotinic acid mononucleotide adenylyltransferase-like isoform X5, producing the protein MATTERISASYDVADEESQSLVSSSPHLITALDPDIALPRDKLTLKSINQDGLSSSETQRNVYVVLVATGSFNPPTFMHLRCFELARDALNSQGFCVMGGYISPVNDAYKKKGLVHTQHRVTMCDLACRSSNFIMVDSWEASQDTYQRTLTVLSRVKTSLCESGCVPHESLKVMLLCGSDLLEFFHHSWSLDS; encoded by the exons ATGGCAACAACTGAACGCATCTCGGCATCGTATGACGTTGCAGATGAAGAGTCGCAATCATTAGTGTCGTCTAGCCCCCATTTGATAACAGCTCTTGATCCGG ATATAGCTCTACCGCGGGATAAATTAACCTTGAAATCCATCAATCAAGATGGTTTATCTAGTTCTGAGACACA GAGAAATGTTTATGTGGTACTGGTAGCAACTGGAAGTTTCAATCCTCCCACATTCATGCATTTGCGTTGTTTTG AGCTTGCAAGAGACGCATTAAATTCGCAAGGGTTTTGTGTCATGGGTGGTTATATCTCACCTGTGAATGATGCATACAAAAAGAAG GGTCTTGTACACACGCAACATCGTGTTACCATGTGTGATCTCGCTTGTAGAAGTTCCAACTTTATTATGGTGGATTCATGGGAG GCAAGTCAGGACACCTACCAGCGCACATTGACAGTTTTGTCTAGAGTTAAGACTTCTCTATGCGAGAGCGGATGTGTACCCCATG AGTCTCTCAAAGTCATGCTTCTTTGTGGTTCTGATCTATTAGAATTCTTTCACCATTCCTGGAGTTTGGATTCGTGA
- the LOC142540334 gene encoding nicotinamide/nicotinic acid mononucleotide adenylyltransferase-like isoform X2, whose protein sequence is MLKVEFLLVIISNFYQICQFSKWAFHIFGKVPFCHISGLKMATTERISASYDVADEESQSLVSSSPHLITALDPDIALPRDKLTLKSINQDGLSSSETQRNVYVVLVATGSFNPPTFMHLRCFELARDALNSQGFCVMGGYISPVNDAYKKKGLVHTQHRVTMCDLACRSSNFIMVDSWEASQDTYQRTLTVLSRVKTSLCESGCVPHG, encoded by the exons ATGCTAAAGGTTGAATTTTTACTTGTGATAATCTCGAATTTTTACCAAATTTGTCAATTTTCGAAGTGGGCATTTCATATATTCGGAAAAGTTCCATTCTGTCATATTTCTGGGTTAAAAATGGCAACAACTGAACGCATCTCGGCATCGTATGACGTTGCAGATGAAGAGTCGCAATCATTAGTGTCGTCTAGCCCCCATTTGATAACAGCTCTTGATCCGG ATATAGCTCTACCGCGGGATAAATTAACCTTGAAATCCATCAATCAAGATGGTTTATCTAGTTCTGAGACACA GAGAAATGTTTATGTGGTACTGGTAGCAACTGGAAGTTTCAATCCTCCCACATTCATGCATTTGCGTTGTTTTG AGCTTGCAAGAGACGCATTAAATTCGCAAGGGTTTTGTGTCATGGGTGGTTATATCTCACCTGTGAATGATGCATACAAAAAGAAG GGTCTTGTACACACGCAACATCGTGTTACCATGTGTGATCTCGCTTGTAGAAGTTCCAACTTTATTATGGTGGATTCATGGGAG GCAAGTCAGGACACCTACCAGCGCACATTGACAGTTTTGTCTAGAGTTAAGACTTCTCTATGCGAGAGCGGATGTGTACCCCATGGTTAA
- the LOC142540335 gene encoding phytolongin Phyl2.2-like, whose amino-acid sequence MVLYPDVLHYACIAKGTTVLAEFNSRDETLGALAAKCLEKTPAFHSTFSHTVRSCTYSFLIEDPFVYFAIFDVKLENSEGLAFLKSVRESFEDVFNGDPGKKRLDHLSSHCFQGEFNPVFHQLLGPALGTEVEGFGSPRGIRMNPNGMLWSGSRSVGRHNSDAAMRFKMIKKKWFGEFKEKGRMYTEKGENRVCEENENHGIGSGREFSLVMHKNGVYSTELLGLHNHHKAKNVWKKQVWIVLSLDLIICTILFAVWLWVCSGFKCVAR is encoded by the coding sequence ATGGTGCTGTATCCGGATGTGCTACACTACGCCTGCATTGCGAAGGGCACCACCGTTTTGGCGGAGTTCAATTCCAGGGACGAGACCCTAGGTGCTCTTGCCGCGAAATGTTTGGAAAAGACTCCGGCTTTTCATTCCACCTTCTCCCACACCGTCCGCTCCTGCACCTACTCTTTCTTGATCGAGGACCCTTTCGTTTATTTCGCGATTTTCGATGTGAAATTGGAGAATTCGGAAGGTTTGGCATTTTTGAAGAGCGTGAGAGAGTCTTTTGAGGACGTTTTTAACGGGGATCCGGGGAAAAAGAGGTTGGATCATTTGAGCTCACATTGTTTTCAAGGTGAATTTAACCCGGTTTTCCATCAACTTCTAGGTCCTGCTCTCGGCACAGAAGTGGAGGGCTTCGGGTCTCCCAGGGGGATTAGAATGAACCCAAACGGGATGTTGTGGTCGGGGTCCCGTTCGGTGGGAAGACATAATTCGGATGCTGCCATGAGGTTCAAGATGATCAAGAAAAAGTGGTTCGGAGAATTCAAGGAAAAGGGAAGAATGTACACCGAAAAAGGAGAAAACCGAGTTTGCGAAGAAAATGAAAATCATGGGATAGGATCTGGCAGAGAATTTTCTCTTGTTATGCACAAGAATGGAGTTTATTCTACAGAATTATTGGGGCTCCACAACCATCACAAGGCAAAGAATGTTTGGAAAAAGCAAGTTTGGATTGTTTTGTCCCTAGATCTGATCATTTGCACCATCTTGTTTGCAGTTTGGTTGTGGGTCTGCAGTGGGTTTAAATGCGTTGCCCGCTGA
- the LOC142540336 gene encoding PP2A regulatory subunit TAP46, protein MEDITLPILFEQAQKIHQIASGSSIEQETVRKGCELLRKCEDMIGKLGLFSSNETKDDISTNNLKYLLVPYYLGELTEKNSQENRIQILKASLAKLKEFISFCEAMELVPEDELESSMQSRSNSSADQRAKKIARFKRTKAAESKLLEIKERKERRGRSTRASALSTPIERGEQDLEDDDGEEEREAWMTAISLALCKSFDLSEMLKKEEEMLLAVKENQSKEGDDNYSQSTLNERTHKAEAWHRDAAARARYTKPATPITCATFAQDVLEGRAKVSQFHEHKHQPMIFGPASLVSKNPTSERERMAAQVFQPHHRMPTMSIEEAGLKEMNIMNKWQENNAKLMEEANSSWYKDNRQSKPGEDDEEDDDAAQEKARVWDDWKDDNPRGAGNKKLTPCG, encoded by the exons ATGGAGGACATTACGTTGCCAATTCTATTCGAGCAGGCTCAAAAGATTCATCAAATCGCCTCCGGTTCTTCAATCGAACAG GAAACTGTGAGAAAGGGTTGCGAGCTTTTGAGGAAATGCGAGGATATGATTGGAAAGTTGGGGTTATTTTCATCTAATGAGACGAAGGACGATATCAGTACTAACAACCTCAAATATCTTCTT GTTCCATATTATCTCGGTGAGCTAACAGAAAAAAATTCACAGGAGAACCGGATTCAGATTCTTAAAGCTTCACTAGCCAAGTTAAAG gaatttatttcattttgtgAAGCTATGGAGCTAGTACCAGAAGATGAACTGGAATCATCTATGCAATCAAGGAGCAATTCATCTGCTGATCAAAGAGCTAAGAAG ATTGCTCGGTTCAAACGCACAAAAGCGGCTGAGTCAAAATTGCTTGAAATAAAGGAACGGAAGGAACGTCGTGGGCGCTCAACTAGAGCATCCGCACTATCTACTCCCATAGAGAGGGGGGAACAAGATTTAGAGGATGATGACGGAGAAGAGGAAAGGGAA GCATGGATGACCGCCATCTCCTTGGCACTATGTAAG TCGTTTGATTTGTCGGAGATGCTTAAGAAAGAGGAAGAAATGCTCTTAGCTGTAAAGGAGAACCAGTCCAAG GAAGGGGACGACAACTATTCACAATCTACTCTTAATGAGCGCACCCACAAAGCTGAAGCCTGGCATCGTGATGCTGCGGCAAGGGCTCGATATACTAAACCTGCAACTCCTATTACATGTGCTACTTTTGCTCAAGATGTTTTAGAAGGTCGAGCAAAGGTGTCACAGTTTCACGAGCACAAGCACCAACCAATGATATTCGGACCAGCTAGCCTTGTTTCCAAAAACCCAACAAGCGAGAGAGAGAGAATGGCAGCCCAGGTTTTCCAACCTCATCACAG AATGCCAACTATGAGTATCGAAGAAGCTGGGCTGAAGGAGATGAATATTATGAACAAATGGCAAGAGAATAATGCAAAGCTCATGGAAGAAGCGAACTCATCATGGTATAAGGATAATCGTCAGTCAAAACCAGGCGAGGACGATGAGGAAGATGATGATGCGGCACAAGAGAAGGCAAGGGTGTGGGACGACTGGAAAGACGACAACCCTCGTGGTGCAGGCAATAAGAAGCTCACACCCTGTGGCTAA
- the LOC142540338 gene encoding uncharacterized protein LOC142540338, whose translation METAASISPSKWEFSCNLEVDYGSEEIARIVYTALAVDKELQPDKVKRHMLVSNGKLSVHFEAVEARFLRASYSAFLDVLTLASKTIEEFGQGMTL comes from the exons ATGGAAACAGCAGCTTCTATCTCTCCAAGCAAATGGGAATTTAGCTG CAATTTGGAAGTAGATTATGGGTCTGAGGAAATTGCTCGAATTGTCTATACTGCATTGGCAGTTGATAAGGAG TTACAACCTGACAAGGTGAAAAGACATATGTTAGTCTCCAATGGGAAGCTTTCGGT GCATTTCGAGGCAGTTGAAGCAAGGTTTCTCCGTGCGTCATACAGTGCTTTTCTTGATGTTCTTACGCTTGCTTCAAAGACTATTGAAGAATTTGGGCAAGGAATGACATTGTAA
- the LOC142540337 gene encoding uncharacterized protein LOC142540337, whose translation MPMSQSISHMVFLGIKYLLDVILQVKIFLHGNKLLLNHDHLGKIYSCDQTNVSEPDVTLMSAWYVDENAKVSEENQLIEEYCATFSKNSGSCCLDKPSENCCSIAKSNQDSWLQELESIADESFERVPMSKDLKESWHSNANLMYLDESIADESFERVPMSKDLNESWHSNANLMYLDRERPEKNCSDLDSQWSEFMKIEPWWHSADKDDIASFISRRSSSHIRTRDLPEPQALHFEKGPDNFVSCFDQVKNKWQIQRRRFCVWPTVLKEKMQD comes from the coding sequence ATGCCGATGAGTCAGTCGATAAGTCATATGGTTTTTTTGGGGATCAAATACCTTTTAGATGTAATTCTTCAAGTCAAGATTTTTTTGCATGGCAACAAATTGTTGTTAAACCATGACCATCTTGGGAAAATTTATTCCTGTGACCAAACAAACGTGTCGGAACCGGATGTCACACTTATGAGTGCTTGGTATGTTGATGAAAATGCAAAAGTAAGTGAAGAGAACCAGCTTATTGAGGAATATTGTGCAACCTTTTCCAAAAATTCTGGTTCTTGTTGTTTGGACAAGCCATCAGAGAATTGTTGTTCTATTGCCAAAAGCAATCAAGATAGTTGGTTGCAGGAACTTGAGTCCATTGCTGATGAGAGTTTTGAAAGGGTGCCAATGAGCAAGGACTTGAAAGAGTCCTGGCACTCAAATGCTAATTTAATGTACTTGGACGAGTCCATTGCTGATGAGAGTTTTGAAAGGGTGCCAATGAGCAAGGACTTGAACGAGTCCTGGCACTCAAATGCTAATTTAATGTACTTGGACCGTGAACGGCCAGAGAAAAATTGCTCTGATCTGGATTCTCAGTGGAGCGAATTTATGAAGATTGAACCATGGTGGCATTCAGCTGATAAAGATGACATAGCATCCTTTATTTCTCGGAGGTCATCTTCCCACATCAGAACTCGTGATCTTCCAGAACCTCAGGCCTTGCATTTTGAGAAGGGGCCAGATAATTTTGTAAGCTGTTTTGACCAGGTAAAAAACAAATGGCAAATACAAAGGCGAAGGTTTTGCGTGTGGCCGACTGTTCTCAAGGAAAAGATGCAGGATTAG
- the LOC142540339 gene encoding uncharacterized protein LOC142540339 isoform X2 produces the protein MMDSFSVLAEGSRFFDALDQISPTFDCVDGGHGYKDWEYGVWISSPQSIDERRRKFVRWMGLNENGLEGGDSVDIRDNSDDGGVFRGNVGRIMQNSGAVLRTSGVEDEFSSSRSSLSSWSTDDLDLFSRVDLNEGRICCGISDGVSEYCVDQWGGNKKLGKIRDTNSRVPILGESKNDSQSPKLVQKLVQRELEGNGNATKTMNRSKDRWFRKLRSLACMMSLNTRNGTVESNNLRQGRETGAQRVGVRHYRKRLKELSALFVGQDFQAHKSSILAMKFSPDGQYLASAGEDKLVRVWQVVEDERSDTFDVADVDPSCVYFSLNHLSELGPLTAQNDSVNKSKNLKKTPDSACVIFPPKVFRILEKPLHVFQGHKGEILDLSWSKNDCLLSSSVDKTVRLWRVGLDQCLKVFSHSDYVTCIQFNPVNDDYFISGSIDGKVRIWEINGCHVVNWTETKDIITAVSYHPDGQVPFKFCTQIEVCIGDDSWMESNNPFKEIAEVCVISMQLSVCFVHSFVNAIYFCLWASKEMESCVTRRQLETDMHDGIARGTSKNLCHLFFLVGLREQSRWLRFVWGKF, from the exons ATGATGGATAGCTTCAGCGTCTTAGCGGAAGGTTCACGATTTTTTGATGCATTGGATCAAATTTCACCAACTTTTGATTGTGTTGATGGTGGCCATGGTTACAAAGATTGGGAATACGGCGTATGGATTAGTAGTCCCCAAAGTATTGATGAACGTCGAAGGAAATTTGTTAGATGGATGGGATTGAATGAAAATGGGTTAGAAGGAGGTGATTCGGTTGATATACGCGACAACAGTGACGATGGTGGTGTGTTTAGAGGAAACGTCGGGAGAATTATGCAGAATAGTGGGGCTGTTCTGAGAACTTCGGGTGTGGAAGACGAATTTTCTTCGAGCCGGTCTTCTTTATCTAGTTGGTCTACTGATGATTTGGATTTGTTCAGCCGAGTGGATTTAAATGAAGGTAGGATCTGCTGTGGGATTTCTGATGGTGTAAGTGAATACTGTGTGGACCAATGGGGAGGAAATAAGAAGCTAGGAAAAATTCGGGACACAAATTCCCGAGTTCCGATATTAGGAGAGTCTAAGAACGATTCTCAATCGCCTAAATTGGTTCAGAAACTTGTGCAAAGAGAGCTGGAGGGAAATGGAAATGCAACAAAAACAATGAATAGGTCAAAGGATAGGTGGTTCAGAAAATTGCGTTCCCTGGCTTGTATGATGAGTCTGAACACGAGAAATGGTACTGTGGAGTCAAATAACTTAAGACAAGGTCGAGAGACTGGGGCTCAAAGAGTTGGAGTTCGCCATTATCGAAAAAGATTGAAAGAACTTTCAGCCCTTTTTGTGGGACAAGATTTCCAAGCCCACAAATCTTCAATATTGGCTATGAAATTTAGTCCTGACGGTCAGTACCTGGCAAGTGCGGGAGAAGATAAGCTTGTGCGAGTATGGCAAGTGGTGGAAGATGAAAGATCCGATACATTTGACGTTGCAGATGTGGATCCGTCATGTGTGTACTTCTCACTAAACCATTTGTCTGAGTTAGGACCTCTTACGGCGCAGAATGATAGTGTTAACAAATCCAAGAATCTTAAAAAAACACCAGATTCGGCATGTGTTATCTTCCCTCCAAAGGTTTTCAGAATCTTGGAGAAGCCACTGCACGTGTTCCAAGGACACAAAGGAGAGATCTTAGATCTTTCTTGGTCAAAGAATGAT TGTTTGCTTTCATCGTCGGTTGATAAAACTGTTCGTTTGTGGCGGGTTGGACTTGATCAGTGTCTCAAGGTTTTCTCTCATAGCGACTATG TAACCTGCATTCAGTTTAACCCTGTGAATGATGATTACTTCATCAGTGGTTCAATCGACGGAAAGGTTCGAATTTGGGAAATAAATGGCTGTCATGTTGTGAATTGGACAGAAACAAAGGACATAATAACTGCCGTTTCTTACCACCCTGATGGTCAG GTCCCTTTCAAATTCTGCACACAAATTGAAGTTTGTATAGGCGACGACAGTTGGATGGAATCAAACAATCCATTTAAAGAAATAGCTGAGGTTTGCGTTATCAGTATGCAGCTTTCAGTATGTTTTGTCCATTCATTTGTTAATGCGATATATTTTTGCCTCTGGGCCAGCAAAGAAATGGAATCATGTGTTACGAGACGTCAGCTAGAGACTGATATGCACGATGGAATTGCTCGCGGGACCTCGAAGAATTTGTGCCATTTATTCTTTCTGGTGGGGCTCCGAGAGCAAAGCCGGTGGCTGAGATTTGTTTGGGGAAAATTTTAG
- the LOC142540339 gene encoding uncharacterized protein LOC142540339 isoform X1, with translation MMDSFSVLAEGSRFFDALDQISPTFDCVDGGHGYKDWEYGVWISSPQSIDERRRKFVRWMGLNENGLEGGDSVDIRDNSDDGGVFRGNVGRIMQNSGAVLRTSGVEDEFSSSRSSLSSWSTDDLDLFSRVDLNEGRICCGISDGVSEYCVDQWGGNKKLGKIRDTNSRVPILGESKNDSQSPKLVQKLVQRELEGNGNATKTMNRSKDRWFRKLRSLACMMSLNTRNGTVESNNLRQGRETGAQRVGVRHYRKRLKELSALFVGQDFQAHKSSILAMKFSPDGQYLASAGEDKLVRVWQVVEDERSDTFDVADVDPSCVYFSLNHLSELGPLTAQNDSVNKSKNLKKTPDSACVIFPPKVFRILEKPLHVFQGHKGEILDLSWSKNDCLLSSSVDKTVRLWRVGLDQCLKVFSHSDYVTCIQFNPVNDDYFISGSIDGKVRIWEINGCHVVNWTETKDIITAVSYHPDGQSGVIGSITGTCRYFNISDNQILLEAQICLGGKKKSPCRRITGFQFLPQDPSKLLVTCADSQVRVLNGMDVIIKYKGLRNAGNQISASFTSDSKHIVSVSENSNVYMWNYTCAGTSTWSQSKSIRSFESFPSNASVVIPWPGLKIRNSESQSKSRKHDTPINSLPFSPSTYFSPGQEFFLESNPKGSATWPEEKLPTTISRAAMSPMCKPQYKLLKTSCQSSSTSHAWGLVLVTASRDGKIKSFLNYGLPIPP, from the exons ATGATGGATAGCTTCAGCGTCTTAGCGGAAGGTTCACGATTTTTTGATGCATTGGATCAAATTTCACCAACTTTTGATTGTGTTGATGGTGGCCATGGTTACAAAGATTGGGAATACGGCGTATGGATTAGTAGTCCCCAAAGTATTGATGAACGTCGAAGGAAATTTGTTAGATGGATGGGATTGAATGAAAATGGGTTAGAAGGAGGTGATTCGGTTGATATACGCGACAACAGTGACGATGGTGGTGTGTTTAGAGGAAACGTCGGGAGAATTATGCAGAATAGTGGGGCTGTTCTGAGAACTTCGGGTGTGGAAGACGAATTTTCTTCGAGCCGGTCTTCTTTATCTAGTTGGTCTACTGATGATTTGGATTTGTTCAGCCGAGTGGATTTAAATGAAGGTAGGATCTGCTGTGGGATTTCTGATGGTGTAAGTGAATACTGTGTGGACCAATGGGGAGGAAATAAGAAGCTAGGAAAAATTCGGGACACAAATTCCCGAGTTCCGATATTAGGAGAGTCTAAGAACGATTCTCAATCGCCTAAATTGGTTCAGAAACTTGTGCAAAGAGAGCTGGAGGGAAATGGAAATGCAACAAAAACAATGAATAGGTCAAAGGATAGGTGGTTCAGAAAATTGCGTTCCCTGGCTTGTATGATGAGTCTGAACACGAGAAATGGTACTGTGGAGTCAAATAACTTAAGACAAGGTCGAGAGACTGGGGCTCAAAGAGTTGGAGTTCGCCATTATCGAAAAAGATTGAAAGAACTTTCAGCCCTTTTTGTGGGACAAGATTTCCAAGCCCACAAATCTTCAATATTGGCTATGAAATTTAGTCCTGACGGTCAGTACCTGGCAAGTGCGGGAGAAGATAAGCTTGTGCGAGTATGGCAAGTGGTGGAAGATGAAAGATCCGATACATTTGACGTTGCAGATGTGGATCCGTCATGTGTGTACTTCTCACTAAACCATTTGTCTGAGTTAGGACCTCTTACGGCGCAGAATGATAGTGTTAACAAATCCAAGAATCTTAAAAAAACACCAGATTCGGCATGTGTTATCTTCCCTCCAAAGGTTTTCAGAATCTTGGAGAAGCCACTGCACGTGTTCCAAGGACACAAAGGAGAGATCTTAGATCTTTCTTGGTCAAAGAATGAT TGTTTGCTTTCATCGTCGGTTGATAAAACTGTTCGTTTGTGGCGGGTTGGACTTGATCAGTGTCTCAAGGTTTTCTCTCATAGCGACTATG TAACCTGCATTCAGTTTAACCCTGTGAATGATGATTACTTCATCAGTGGTTCAATCGACGGAAAGGTTCGAATTTGGGAAATAAATGGCTGTCATGTTGTGAATTGGACAGAAACAAAGGACATAATAACTGCCGTTTCTTACCACCCTGATGGTCAG AGCGGTGTTATTGGCTCCATTACCGGAACCTGTCGATATTTTAACATATCAG ATAATCAAATTCTATTGGAAGCTCAGATATGCTTAGGTGGTAAGAAGAAATCACCCTGTAGAAGAATAACTGGCTTCCAG TTTTTACCACAAGACCCGAGCAAACTATTGGTAACATGTGCCGACTCACAAGTCAGAGTTCTTAATGGGATGGATGTGATCATCAAGTACAAAG GTCTACGAAATGCTGGGAACCAGATCTCCGCTTCATTTACTTCAGACAGCAAACACATTGTCTCCGTGTCTGAGAATTCAAATGTCTATATGTGGAACTACACCTGTGCCGGTACATCTACTTGGTCGCAGTCAAAATCCATTAGGTCCTTCGAGAGTTTCCCCTCAAATGCCTCCGTTGTCATACCTTGGCCCGGCCTGAAAATCAGAAACTCAGAAAGCCAGTcgaaatcaagaaaacacgataCTCCTATAAATTCATTGCCTTTTTCACCATCCACTTATTTCTCTCCGGGGCAAGAATTTTTCCTCGAATCAAACCCAAAGGGATCCGCCACTTGGCCTGAGGAAAAGCTTCCAACTACCATTTCTCGGGCTGCAATGTCTCCAATGTGTAAACCTCAGTACAAACTTCTCAAGACTTCTTGCCAGAGTTCATCAACTTCTCATGCATGGGGTCTAGTACTTGTTACGGCAAGTCGGGAtggaaaaataaaatctttccTCAATTATGGTTTACCGATTCCCCCATAA